CAAACTCGAGGCTCAAGGCAACAAGTTCAACGAAGTTGACTCTGCTGCATTTGCTGCCACTGTTACCAGCGTCTACGAGAACATGAAGGGTGTCACTCCTGGCATCTATCAGATTCTGCAGGACGAATTGGCCAAGATGCCCAAGTAAGTGTATCTGTCCTATACAGGTCGAGGATTGTCGGTGTATGCTACAAAACACTGGTCGTCTTCGACCTGTACTTTATTTTCAAGGAGAACGTGATCAATGCACCAAGCCGTTAAGAAAGTTCTTTCCAACCTTGAGCTCATCATCGCCAGTGCTGCTATCATTGTCACCACTGTCTTGGTAATGCTCAACGTCTTCACGCGCTACTTCCTGAAAACCGGTATTTACTGGTCAGAAGAAGTTGCGACCGCCTGTTTTGTATGGTCGGTCTTCATAGGCGCTGCCGCAGGATACAAGCATCGAGCCCATGTAGGTGTCGATATGCTGGTAAATCTCTGCCCCCCCAAAACAAAGAAAACAATCACCATCATCGTTGATCTTGTCCTACTGTTGATCAACGGGTATATAACCTATATTGCAGTCATTTATCTCTCACTCTCCTATAAGAAACCCACACCGGTGCTGGGAATCTCGACTGCATACATCAGTTCATCGATTCTTGTCAGCTTTGCTCTGACCACCATCTATTCAATCTATTTCCTGGTCAAGGATATCAAACAACCTGCACAAGGAGGTACCATATGATTGCCTACCTTCCCATCATCCTGGTATTCATCCTGTACTTCTCAAGCATTCCCATCGCCTATGCACTGTTTGGGTCCTCACTCTTCTACTTTGCGGTAATCGATACCAGCAGCCCCGTTGACTTGATCCTCCAGAAGTTTGTCACCAGTACCCAATCCTTCCCGCTTCTAGCCATCCCCTTCTTTGTTATGGCTGGATCAATCATGAACTATGCTGGTATCAGCAAGAAATTGATGCAGTTCGCTGATGTCCTTACCGGCCATATGGCAGGGGGCATGGCGCAGGTCAATGTACTGTTGAGCCTGCTTATGGGAGGTGTCTCCGGTTCAGCAAATGCCGATGCAGCAATGCAGAGTAAGATGCTGGTTCCTGAGATGGAGAAACGAGGGTACGACAGGGCATTCTCTACAGCAATTACCGCTGCATCCTCTGCCGTCACTCCGGTCATCCCCCCTGGGATCAACCTAATCATCTATGCCTTGATCGCCAATGCATCAGTAGGTCGGATGTTTGCTGCAGGATATGTTCCTGGCCTGATTATGACCATCAGTTTGATGGTGACTGTCTCCATCATATCAAAGCGACGTGGCTACCAGCCTGTACGAGAGAAGAAAGCCGGGACAAGGGAAGTTATTCATCAGCTTCGCGATTCCATATGGGCCCTGCTCTTCCCCTTCGGTATCATTGCAGGACTTAGAATCGGTATGTTCACTCCTTCCGAAGCTGGAGCAGTGGCAGTTCTTTACTGCATCATCGTAGGAAAGTTCATCTACAAGGAGCTGGGCAAGGAACACTTCCTCCCCGTGCTAAAGGAAACCATCTTTGGCACCAGTGGGGTAGTCCTGATCATCGTCTCTGCCTCTGTCTTTGGATACTACCTGAACTGGGAACGCATCCCTCAGGCAATGGCCAGTGGACTGCTTACCATTACCCAGAACAAATACCTGATGTTGATGATCATCAATGTGCTTTTCCTTGTAATGGGAATGTTCCTTGAGGGAGGAGCTGCCATGATCATTCTCGCTCCCTTGCTCGTGCCGGTGGTGACCCAGCTCGGTATTGATGTCATCCATTTTGGTTTGATCTGCATTGTGAACATCATGATCGGAGGACTCACACCTCCATTCGGTTCAATGATGTTTACCTGCTGCAGCATCACCCGGTGCAGTTTGCAGGATTTTGTAAAGGAAGTCATTCCTTTCATTGTTGCCCTGCTGATCTCACTGATTCTTGTAACGTATATTCCCATTATCACCCTCATCGTGCCTAATTTGCTCTATGGGGTTGCCTGATTACTATTGGAGGTACCTATTGTGAAGATTTTCGCCCACCGAGGGTATAGTGGGTTTTACCCAGAGAACACCATGCTTGCTTTCCAGAAAGCCTGGGAAGCAGGCAGTGATGGCATCGAGCTTGATGTCCAGCTGACCAAGGACGGTGAGTTGGTGGTTATCCATGATGAAACCCTTGATAGAACCACAGACCACACAGGACGCGTTTGTGACTATACACTGGAAGAACTGAAAACGTGTAATGCAGCTGCAAAGAGCTCACTTGCAAATACATTCATGACCATCCCCACCTTTGAGGAGTACTGCACATGGGTGGCAACCACAAATCTGGTTACCAACATCGAGATCAAGAGCAGCGTCATATACTACCCTGAGATTGAGGAAAAGACCCTGGAGATGGTAAGACGTTACCAGCTGGAAGAGAGAACCCTGATCTCCTCTTTCAACCATCTCAGTCTGTGTGCAGTGAAGGCTATTGCTCCTTCCATCCTGTGCGGAGCCCTTGTTCCTGAAACCGGATTAATCAATGCAGGTCACGCTGCAGAGAAGTTTGGGTTTGAGTGTTTCCATCCACCTTACTGCACCATGAGCAAGGAAGCTGTACAGGAGTGTCACGAACACCAAATCCAGGTTAATGTGTGGACAGTGAACACCATGCATGAGCTTATTGACTGCTACAAATGGGGATGTGACGGTGTTTTCACCAACTACCCTGATGTTTGCAGAACGTTTGTTGATGCACAGAAAAACAGATGACTATACAATATGTCTAGGTTTGTGGGCACATGCGAATGTGCCCCTTTTTGTTGAATAGACCTATACTTGATTATATCGTTTCAACACCCGGAGAGCGCGGAGGGTTACTTAGGCTGTTTCATGTAAACGGTGCTGTGCATTAGCAGGAGGCCCCCTCTTGATCAAGCATCTTGCATAAGCACTCGTCACCAGGAAGGAACACGGTATCCAAGAATCCTGTGAGGAGCTTCACCTTCTCCCTGTTGATTCCATAGTACATCCACTTACCCTTTCTCGTTGCAGTGATGATCCCCACATTCTTGAGTATTGTCAAATGATGGGAGAGGGTTGGTTGGCTTACATTGAAATACCTCTGTATCTCACAGACACACAACTCCCCACAACTAAGAATATGCACAATGCAGATCCTCGTTGGATCTGAGATTGCCTTTAATAACTGGGAACCTGTCTCAAAATCGATATTCATTGGAACCTCTACAAAAATAATGGTTTATTAATAGATAGATGTCAATATATATAGCATATCACAGTCAGTGAACTAGAGCGAATAATGCTTATATTTTATATATTTATTCATATTATAATTTGAAAAATATCATCTCTGGCTCTGAGTTATATTGACAATCTTCTATATATAATCCTATAGTTTTCCTAGACATTTTTCCAGGGGGAGGTACTTGATGAGCAACAAGAACAATATTACAGGAATCGGCTTCTTTGAACGATACCTAACACTCTGGGTACTTCTTTGCATGGTTGTAGGAGTATTGATCGGTGTATATCTTCCTCAGATCCCTCATTTCCTCTCCCGGTTTGAATATGCAAATGTATCAATTCCTGTCGCAATCCTGATCTGGCTGATGATCTACCCCATGATGCTCAAGGTCGATTTTCATAGTATCAAGCAAGTTGGGCAGAATCCAAAAGGCCTTATGATCACCTGGATAACCAACTGGCTTATCAAGCCATTCAGCATGTATGCCATCGCCTTCTTCTTTTTCTTTATTGTATACAAGGCCATCATTCCCGAGGATCTTGCCCGGGAGTACCTGGCAGGGGCTGTCCTGCTTGGAGCTGCGCCCTGTACTGCAATGGTTTTTGTATGGAGCCATCTCACCAGGGGCAATCCAGCGTATACCTTGGTACAGGTTGCAACCAACGATCTCATCATTCTGGCAGCATTTGTGCCCATCGTTGGACTGCTGCTAGGAATAAGCGGGATCAGTATCCCCTGGATGACCCTCTTCCTCTCAGTGGTGCTCTTTGTGGTCATTCCTCTTGGTGCTGGTTGGTTCAGTCGTGTGCTGATTACACGTAGTCATGGCCTTGAATACTTCGAGAAGACCTTCATTCCCAAATTCAGCAATGTGACCATTACCGGCTTGCTTCTTACCCTGATTATCATTTTCTCATTCCAAGGTCAGACAATCATAGACAACCCGCTTAATATCGTGTTGATAGCCATACCACTCATCATCCAGACATTCCTCATCTTCTTCATAGCCTATCTTTGGGCCAAAGCATGGAAATTGCCCCATGATGTGGCAGCACCAGCTGGAATGATTGGGGCCTCGAACTTCTTTGAATTAGCTGTAGCAGTCGCTATCTCAGTCTTTGGACTACAATCAGGAGCTACCGTTGCGACCGTAGTTGGGGTTTTGGTGGAGGTTCCCGTAATGTTGACCTTGGTGGGTATAGCAAGCCGAACCAAGCGCTGGTTTCCTGCACCTCAATCCTGAAAACCAGGATTCCACTGATACATTTCCATGGCAATCGTTCCATCAGAGAGAAAGGATATTCCCTCTGACTCAAGCATTACTCGTTGGAGCTCATAGAAGTCTCTGTTTGCAAGGCTTCCATCTGAGCGAATTACCCGATGCCAAGGGAGCGCAGAGGGACACTTTCGCATGGCCCACCCCACAATTCGGGCATTACTTGGACTACCAAGCATGCAGGCAATCTGCCCGTAAGAAGCAACCTTTCCCTCTGGAATTCGGCCCACGATTTCATAAACTTGGACAAAGAAGGAGTGATTCACGTCGCCTTCTCCCAGATAGCAACAAGTGTGGAAAGCGCAAGTGAATCAACCTTCCCCTTCACATAGCCTGTAATCGTACCATCGGTACTGACCACCACCACTGTTGGCTCTCCATCGATGGGGAGCTCAGCCTGCTCGGCAAATTTCTTTGCCTTGGAAAGGAACAACACACCACCCCGCTCTGGCTCGATCAGTCCTTCAAAACTTTCAGCAAGCCCCCTGCGTATAACCCCACGGACAAAGAATGGAGCTCCTTCTATGACGGAAATGTGGTAGAACGGGGCATACCTTAGTGAAGTATTACTGCCTTCAACTGCATATTGCCAGGCGATTAGTGCTTCTTGTTGTACCTCCCCATTTTCCCTGGAGGTACCAATATTCAAGGCAATCAGGACAGGAGAATCTTTGATGAGATCTGTAGGGAATGTAAACTCAGTATCAGCAAAACTCTTCACTTTTTCCTCAGGAAAGGTTCCAGAGAATAGGAACTGGTTGCAACTCAGCAGAAGAAAGAGCACAATAGTGGGAAATATCATCATTCTTTTCATGGTAGCTCCTAGTATAGTGCCAAACCTCTGATTTCTGTAGAGTAATTTCTGGTAATCACAAGGTATTGAAAGATTGTTGATACTACGGAGGACAGCATGTGGTACTACATCATCAAGATAGGGATTTCTGCTCTTACCATCACCCTGGTCAGCGAAATAGCAAAACGCAGTTCCGTATTCGGTGCCTTGATCGCATCTCTTCCATTGACCTCACTGTTGGCAATTCTCTGGATGCACTTTGAGAAAACACAGGATACCGCCATTGCTCAGCTCTCACAGTCCATTTTCTTTCTGGTGCTTCCTTCCCTTGCCTTCTTTGCACTTTTCCCTTTCTTGCTTCATCGAGGCATGGCCTTCTGGGGAAGTTTCTTATTCGCAAGTGGAGCGACAATTGTACTTTATTTCCTTCTTATCGCAATCCTTAAGCACTACAATATTGCAACGCTCTAAATTTCCTCTTGTGTTCCTCAGTAAGCTGCTCGATACTACAGAGGGGCTTTATGATACAGAGACTTATCGAGACGAGAAAGGCAGATCCCCTCTTCCAAGGATGGCATGACACCCTTTTACGTTCGTGTATGCAAGGCATCATGGGAGAAATCTATGTAGATGACCAAAATGAGCCTCACTCTGCTTTCGCACTGCTTGGAGACTTTTGCCTACTCGCTGGCGAGCCGTCAAATGACCTTTTACTCTTCCAGTATGATCTTGGCCGATGGGAAACCCGCCTCCTTGTTCCCAAGAATAAACTGTGGGAACAGGCTATCAGGGAGACCTTTGGTTCCAGGGCAAAGGAATTCACTCGCTATGCTCTTAAAAAGGAAGCTTTGTTCGACAAAGCCCATCTGAGCAGCCTTGTTGATTCCCTCTCCCCGGCATTCCGAATCGTTGAGATAGATGAAATCCTCTACCACTATCTCCTCTCAGAGTCCTGGTGTCGTGATCTGGTAGGACAGTTCCAGGCCTACGAGCGATTTCGCGATCTGGGACTGGGCTTCGTCATACTCAAGGGCAGCGAGGTTGTTGCAGGAGCCTCTTCATACTGTAGGTATCACAACGGAATAGAGGTTGAAGTTGACACAAAAACCCCTTATCGCAGAAAAGGTCTTGCGTCGGCCTGCAGTGCAAAACTCATCCTTACCTGTATGGAGCGTGACCTTTTTCCCTCTTGGGATGCCCACACAGAACTATCACTACACTTGGCTGAGAAACTTGGGTATACGTTGGACTATCCTTATCAGACATTTGAACTTACCAAGACAAAGTAGACACCCAGCAAACCTATTTCCATCCGCCATGAATAATTGTCTTTGTTTACTCTTGTAAGCCTCTCCAACAAACCTACAGTACGTTAACGCACCCTGGCGGAATTTCTCGCATCTTCAAGCTAACCAAATCACAATCTGTAAACATTCTTTATTTATAGTTATTATTGGTATTTAATATTGATAATAGTAGATTATCTAATAATTTTCTTGACTTCTGCAGGAAATGATTTAACAATAAAGAGTGTGATGCGTTAACGTAAACGCAGAAAACCTTAAGGAGGCTACATATGAAAAAGATGCTCGTAGCGGCAATGGTTCTACTCTTTGCCATGAACATGGTTTTTGCAGGAGGGGCTGCTGAAACTTCGTCAAAAGGAATGGTCGGAGTAGTCATGCCTACCAGATCAGAGGAACGTTGGAATAAGGATGGAGCAGCGGTCAAATCTGGTTTGGAAGAACTCGGTTATGAGGTCGACCTGCAATTCTCAGACGACGACATTCCTACCCAGGTTCGTCAGATTGAAGACCTGATCACCAAGAGAGCAAAAGTACTCGTCATTGCTTCCATCGATGGATCGGCTTTGACTGATGTACTGGCTAAAGCTGCGGACGAAGGAATTCCCGTAATTGCCTATGACCGCTTGATCATGAAATCACCACACGTCGACTACTACCTGTCATTTGACAACTATGCAGTCGGTCAGCAGATGGGTGATATCCTCATCCAGGGAATGAATCTGGACAATCCTGCGAAGAAGCCATTATTGATCGAGTTGTTTGGTGGATCACCTGACGACAACAATGCATATTTCTTCTACAACGGCGCCATGGACAAGCTTAAGCCCTATTTTGACAATGGCACCCTCAAGATTGGTTCAGGCCAGCAGGGCATGGATACAGTAGGAACACTCCGCTGGAGCAATGAGTTGGCAATGTCCAGAATGGAAAATCTCCTCTCTGCTCATTATACGAACAAGACGCTCGACGGAATTCTGTCTCCTTATGACCCAATCAGTCTTTCCACGCTTGAAGCATGCAAGGCTGTCGGATACGGGACACCAGGAAAGCCATTGCCGGTTGTCGGTGGACAGGACTGTATTGTAGCTTCCTGTAAGTCAATCCTCGCTGGTGAGCAGTATGCAACCGTCCTCAAGGATACCCGTGTACTCGGTATGGCTACTGTAGAGCTCGTTGACACCATCATGCGCGGTGAAACACCCCAGGGACTCAACACCACAACGTACGATAACGACTCCATCAAGAACGGCAAACCCTATATTGTACCTTCCGTTCTGTTGGAATCAGTCATCGTCACCAAGGACAACCTCGTAGCTGAAGTAGTCGATACCGGTTACCACTCAGCAGAAGAGATTGGACTGTAAATGTATTTGCCCGGCCTCACCAGTGAGGCCGGAATTGTATCGCATGATCTCGAACCCGGTGCCACCTGCCTACGGGTGATTTGGAATCGGGTTCTAGTCTATATAGTGGGGAGCCATGTATGCCAAACAATTCTATTCTGCTGTCGATGAAGCATATCACCAAGACTTTCCCGGGGGTGAGAGCGCTTGATGATGTCAGCCTAGATGTTAAACCATCTGAAATTCATGCCTTGGTTGGCGAGAATGGAGCAGGAAAATCAACATTGATGAAAGTTCTCTCAGGTGTGTACCCATACGGAACCTATGATGGGGACATCTTTTTCGAAGGCAAGCACTGCAAGTTTTCCAGCATCAGGCAGAGTGAACAAGCAGGAATTGTCATCATCCATCAGGAGCTGGCATTAAGCCCCTATCTTTCCATTGCTGAGAATATGTTCATTGGAGACGAGCGGGCAAAATTCAATATCATCAATTGGGATAAGACCCGAGAAGACGCAATAACATATATGAAGCGAATCGGGCTCAATGAAAATCCAAACACTCCAGTAAATAAGCTTGGCGTAGGAAAACAACAGATGGTTGAGATTGCCAAGGCGTTGGCAAAGAATGCAAAGCTGCTGATTCTCGACGAGCCTACTTCAGCACTCAATGAGAGAGATAGCCAACATCTACTTGATATTCTCAAGGAGTTGCGTGACAAGAGCAACATTTCCTCTGTCCTGATCTCCCATAAACTGAATGAAGTTGCTGCCATAGCCGATTCCATTACCATTTTACGGGACGGCAAGACTATTGAGACACTTGATGTAGTGCGTAAGAAAGATGCTCCTGTATCAATCAGCGAAGAGAGAATCATCAAGGGTATGGTTGGACGGGAGATTACCGACATGTTCCCCAAGAGGGATAACCCTGTCGGGGATATCTTATTCGAGGTCAAGGATTGGACGGTCCAGAATCCTGACAACCCCGAACGAAACAAACTCGAAGGGATAAACATCAATGTTCGCTCTGGAGAAGTCGTCGGCCTAGCAGGTCTGGTTGGTGCTGGCCGTACTGAGTTCGCCATGAGTGTGTTTGGCCGTGCATATGGGGAAAATATCAAGGGAAAAACATATCTTGAAGGAAAGGAAGTCGACATCAGCACAATTCCCAAGGCAATCGCAAACGGTGTTGCCTATGTGCCTGAGGATCGCAAGGAGCTTGGTTTGGTGTTAATTCAGAACGTCAAGGAAAATACCACAATTGCCAAACTCAAGAAGATTGTCAATGCTTCAGTAATCAATGAACATGAGGAGAATGTTGTTGCGGAGGATTACTGTAAACGACTTAACACAAAGACACCGACAATTCTCCAAAAGACAGGAAACCTCTCTGGAGGCAATCAGCAAAAAGTCGTGTTGTCAAAATGGTTGTTCACCGACCCCAAGGTGTTGATTCTTGATGAACCTACCCGAGGCATTGATGTGGGAACAAAGCATGAGATCTACACAATCATCAATTCACTCGCCAAACAAGGATATGCCTGTATCCTGATTTCCAGTGAAATGCCGGAGATTATTGGAATGAGTGATAGAATCTATGTAATGAGTGAAGGAAAGATTACTGCAGAACTTTCTGGAGAGACCGCAACCCAAGAGGATATAATGCGTAACATCCTCAACAACTAAGACACCGCTGTGCATTCAGCGATGTGGAGACATGGGATCCGATAATAATTTTACTGAGTACATGCGATAAGGAGTATGGGATGAGTGGCTTGATTGAAATTTTGAAAAAGAATGTGAGGCAGTATATGATGGTCATCGCCTTAGCTGTGGCGATGATTGCGTTCGGTCTCTTGACGGACGGTATCTTTTTCAGACCAGTGAATCTGACGAATCTGGTACTTCAAAACAGCTATGTCTTGATTCTTGCCGTTGGTATGTTGCTGTGTACATTGACCGGTAACATCGACCTTTCTGTTGGATCCATGGTCGCTTTCATTGGTGCCCTGTGCGGAGTCATGATGGTAGACCTGCAGTGGAATCCGTACCTTGCCATGATTATTGCATTGGCATGTGGCGCACTAATCGGTATGTGGCAAGGGTTCTGGATAGCATTCGTGAATGTACCCCCATTCATCGCCACCCTGGCAGGAATGTTGGTCTTTAGAGGTTTGGGACAGGTCATCATGAAAGGACAGACCAAGGCTCCTTTCCCAGAGGCGTTCCAAAGGATTTCAAGTGGTTATATCCCTGATCCATTTGGAGGAGCCTCTGTAGGAAATGTGACATTTCACATTTTCACCCTCCTCATTGGGTTTGTTATTGTAGGACTGATTATCTTCGGAGAAATTCAGAAACGAAAAAAGCAGAAGGAATATGCCTTTGACCTACTCCCTTCTGGGATCTGGCTTGCCAAGGTAATCTTTATTGCTTCTGTCTTGATAGCTTTTACCGTTGTCTTTGCTGTCTACAAAGGGTTCCCCAATGTCTTGATCCTGCTGGGAGTACTCGTTGTAGGATATCAGTTTGTTGCATCCAAGACAGTCCAGGGCCGTCATATCTACGCTCTTGGTGGAAACAGGAAAGCTGCTGAGCTGTCCGGTGTCAAAGTAAAATGGGTAATGTTCTGGATATATACGAATATGGCTATCCTGGCTACGGTTGCTGCAATGGTATTTACCGCACGCCTCAACTCTGCCACGCCAAAAGCTGGACAGAACTTTGAAATGGATGCCATCGCAGCTTGTTACGTCGGTGGATCGGCTGTCTCCGGTGGAGTCGGTACGGTAATTGGTGCAGTGGTCGGAGGGCTCTTCATTGGAGTACTGAACAACGGAATGTCAATCATTGGTGTCAGTACTGACTGGCAGCAAGCTATCAAGGGTTTTGTACTGCTTGCAGCCGTTGCATTCGACCTCTATTCGAAATCAAGGTCATCCAAGGTGGCATGATTTCCCCTCCTTCCTGCTTCTGGATATTCCCTGCGGTTCTCAATTCCGCAGGGAATTTTAGTCATTAAGGAGAATATCAGCCAAGGCAAGCCTCTCAACGGGTAGCCCGTCACTAATCCTGCTGATACCTCCAAACCACGACTCGGTACAGATTTTTATAAACTCTGGGTCGTGGATGGGAAACCCGGAAGCACTCCCTATCAAACAATCAATACCGCACATGGGACACTGCAGGGTCTTCCCCTTCGGTTCTCTCTCGGTAATCCAATACAGCTTCTCCTCTGTCTGTGGATTGAACGCATGCCCACAATAAAAACAGGTGCAGCTGTCACTTTCCAGAATCTGGCTTTCATTGGCGAAGGTGGACTTGTGTGCCAACTGCACATACTCAGGTGGATACTTTTCAGAAACAAAGGGAATATATGATGATCGTTTTCTTTTCATGTACTTACCTTCCATCCATCCTCAATCAAAGCATCAAGCGAATTATACTCTCCTTCCAGTGCATCACTTTCATAATTGAATACACGATAACGGTAGGAAAGCGCGTCTTCCATGGTAATATATCCAAACCTTCCATCCAGGTGGTCAAGATAACAACCCTTGTTTGTACCGATGAGGGAGAAGGTGAATGCAATAATATCCACATTCTCGATGATTTCCCTCGTAAGTGCTATCTGGTCATCTCTCCAAGTTTTCATGAGAGCCTCCTTACATCTTTAGGATAAGCCCTCTATAGTGACCTATATTGTCACAGTGTAGATAAATCTAATTTCTTTTAGAAAGGTGACCACTTTCCCATCACCCTTTTTCATTGTATGATGGGTACTTGGAACAATAGGAGGCACCCAATGGAATCACCCCACACCCTGATTACCTGTATTGTTAACAAAGGTATGGCAGAAACCGTCATGGATGCCGCCAGAAAAGCAGGAGCCACAGGCGGTACCATTCTCCCTGCACGAGGAACCGGGAAAGAAGAAGACGTCAAGTTCTTCGGTCACCCATTGGTCCCTGAAAAAGACATGTTGCTTATACTTGTCGGGTCGGGTTTGACAGGAAAAGTATTGGAAACAATCAAGAACCTTCCTCTTCTTACCGAACCAGGTTCTGGAATTGCATTCTGCATTGATGTTGAGCGGTTTATTGCCTTTGGCGATTCTCCTGAGTAGGCAATCGTAAAACCAGTCCCAACAGTAAACAGATTCCAGAAACCACCAAGATTCCAAGTCCAACACCAAGCAAGGTGCTCATCCAACCCAAGAGGAGCGCGATACCTGCTGCAAAAAGGGACTCAGCTTGGGACTCCACCGAGAGCGCACTAGCAAGTGAAGCTTGATCCATCTGGTCGCTCACATAGTGTATACTCATGGGTTTTCGCAAATTCTCAAGGATATAGATTCCCAAGTACAACACCACTGCCAATGTTGCATAGGTTAGGTGCAAGAGCAGGCCACTTACCAAACCAAGGGATATTCCGACAACCAATGTGATATTAAGGGGAGATGCAAGCTGGTTGAACCGCTCTGAAAACTTACCGGAATTGCTGGATGCAATCGCAGTGGTCGCATAGAGAATTGAATATACAATTCCCACTATCAATGCTGTTCTCTCTTGATCCTCATACGCCAACAGAATAGGGAGACTGAGTGTAAATGTTTGCAGTATTGGCTGCAGATAGTCCTTGAATGCCTTGTAGTACCCACTGAAAAGCGCCTGGCTTGAGATGGTACGTACCATAGCCCAACTCTTCATCGTTTTTACCAAGGACTGCAGAACCGCAGCAAACTCATCCCTTATTCGCTTATCACTGGTATGCCTTGGGCCATCCAAGTCCTTTGGATAGCTAACTATCAGAAGCAGGTTCAGGACATAGGGGATAATGGTAAAGAGAAATATCGGGGCATAGGACCCATTGTAGAAAACCAGGAAAGCGGCGATCAACGCGGAGAGGGCAGCTCCCCGTTGTGACCAAGCCCGGGTATTACCATAGTAGTGGGTTTTCTGGTCTTCCCACCCTCTCATCCTCAGATAGTCGAAGATCATGGCCTTGTGGGTACCCGTTCTAAACGCATCACCAAATGCATAGAGAACCATGGCCATAAGTAGAATTCCAAACTCTTGGGCAACAAAAAAGACAATGAAACTAAAGATGTAGGCAAGAAAAGAGAAGACCATTGTCAGTCTCCTACCCAGACTGTCAGCAAATACCCCGGAGGGAATCTCTGTGATGTT
This sequence is a window from uncultured Sphaerochaeta sp.. Protein-coding genes within it:
- a CDS encoding ATP-binding cassette domain-containing protein, giving the protein MPNNSILLSMKHITKTFPGVRALDDVSLDVKPSEIHALVGENGAGKSTLMKVLSGVYPYGTYDGDIFFEGKHCKFSSIRQSEQAGIVIIHQELALSPYLSIAENMFIGDERAKFNIINWDKTREDAITYMKRIGLNENPNTPVNKLGVGKQQMVEIAKALAKNAKLLILDEPTSALNERDSQHLLDILKELRDKSNISSVLISHKLNEVAAIADSITILRDGKTIETLDVVRKKDAPVSISEERIIKGMVGREITDMFPKRDNPVGDILFEVKDWTVQNPDNPERNKLEGININVRSGEVVGLAGLVGAGRTEFAMSVFGRAYGENIKGKTYLEGKEVDISTIPKAIANGVAYVPEDRKELGLVLIQNVKENTTIAKLKKIVNASVINEHEENVVAEDYCKRLNTKTPTILQKTGNLSGGNQQKVVLSKWLFTDPKVLILDEPTRGIDVGTKHEIYTIINSLAKQGYACILISSEMPEIIGMSDRIYVMSEGKITAELSGETATQEDIMRNILNN
- the mmsB gene encoding multiple monosaccharide ABC transporter permease, with translation MSGLIEILKKNVRQYMMVIALAVAMIAFGLLTDGIFFRPVNLTNLVLQNSYVLILAVGMLLCTLTGNIDLSVGSMVAFIGALCGVMMVDLQWNPYLAMIIALACGALIGMWQGFWIAFVNVPPFIATLAGMLVFRGLGQVIMKGQTKAPFPEAFQRISSGYIPDPFGGASVGNVTFHIFTLLIGFVIVGLIIFGEIQKRKKQKEYAFDLLPSGIWLAKVIFIASVLIAFTVVFAVYKGFPNVLILLGVLVVGYQFVASKTVQGRHIYALGGNRKAAELSGVKVKWVMFWIYTNMAILATVAAMVFTARLNSATPKAGQNFEMDAIAACYVGGSAVSGGVGTVIGAVVGGLFIGVLNNGMSIIGVSTDWQQAIKGFVLLAAVAFDLYSKSRSSKVA
- a CDS encoding P-II family nitrogen regulator — encoded protein: MESPHTLITCIVNKGMAETVMDAARKAGATGGTILPARGTGKEEDVKFFGHPLVPEKDMLLILVGSGLTGKVLETIKNLPLLTEPGSGIAFCIDVERFIAFGDSPE
- a CDS encoding MFS transporter gives rise to the protein MAKTGFERNLQYAKFSAYGFLKNLRFYEPFMMLVFLDKGLSYLEIGTLYAVREILINITEIPSGVFADSLGRRLTMVFSFLAYIFSFIVFFVAQEFGILLMAMVLYAFGDAFRTGTHKAMIFDYLRMRGWEDQKTHYYGNTRAWSQRGAALSALIAAFLVFYNGSYAPIFLFTIIPYVLNLLLIVSYPKDLDGPRHTSDKRIRDEFAAVLQSLVKTMKSWAMVRTISSQALFSGYYKAFKDYLQPILQTFTLSLPILLAYEDQERTALIVGIVYSILYATTAIASSNSGKFSERFNQLASPLNITLVVGISLGLVSGLLLHLTYATLAVVLYLGIYILENLRKPMSIHYVSDQMDQASLASALSVESQAESLFAAGIALLLGWMSTLLGVGLGILVVSGICLLLGLVLRLPTQENRQRQ